Genomic DNA from Niabella ginsenosidivorans:
GTGGGCTGCTGTAGGGCTCCGGTGGAATATGGCACGGCGGGACTTTTTATTTTAACAATGAGGGGGATCATACTTGCAGGCCTTTTGCTGGCTGCGCAGATTTCAAATGCTCAGGCAGGAAATGCTGCGCCTGCAATTGAATGGTCGGCTACCCGGGTTTTAAAGATAACAGACTTTAAAGTTGTGCGCGCGGGCCAGTATATTCCAAAGCAGTTGGGCGTTAACCAGGCTGTAACCCGGACCGGTTTTTTATATACGCTGACACATATCAATTCAGGAAAAGAAAAGGGGCGCAACTTTATAAAGATACAGGCGTTAATGTACCCCGGAAATTCTTATATAAAAGCACCTGTGCTCAATGCCGGCGTATCTGCGGTTGCTTATCTCTTAAATCATGAGCAGAAACATTTTGATATTTCAGAGATCTTTGCCCGGGAGGCCTCCCGGTTTTTGCAAACCCATCATTTTTCCAGGAACTATGCTTCGGAAATAACCAATGAAATGCAACGCCTTTCTAAGGAAGCTGCTGCGCTTCAAAAGCTTTATGATAAAGAAACCAATAATGGGCGTAATGAACCAAAACAGCGGGAATGGAATAGGGCTATTGCCAAACGGCTGAGCCGCCTTTCCGCTTATAGCCAGAAGGATTTTTTTCTTGACATCCGGTAAAAAACAGAAAGATGGCCGGGCCTTGCCGGTACGTGGCCAATGAGGCTATATCAAAAGTCATTTCAGAACGTAATGTCGTTCAGAACCTGGTTCAGAACCTATTGAGAATCATAGCTCATTTAGATGCTGAAATAAATTCAGCAAAACAATAGAGAACTTTTGATACAGCCCGGGGGTGCAATGCTTTGTTCTGGTCTATAATCTGCCTGAACCTGCAATACAAGAAGGTAATACAAGAAAAAATAATGTGTACAACATAATCCGCCGGTATGTGGAAGAAATCTCTGCATTATCAGAAAGCGATTCCGGTATTATAGTTATTTTACACTTACTATAACCGCAGTGAGCGGTAAACACAGAAGCTGACACCGAACAACGACAATAAAACTGACAAAAATGAAGAAGACAATTTTAATAACTTTATTATTTGCGACAACCTTTTTCTTAGGTTTCGCTTTTAAGGCAATTACGACGAAAACAACAAATAATAATTATAAAATGAAGAGAGTAACAGGGATCGGCGGCATTTTTTTCAAAAGCAAAGACCCGAAAAAAATTACAGAATGGTACCAAAAACACCTTGGGTTGAACACAAATCCTTATGGTGCAGGCTTTGAGTGGTATGAAGCCCCGGACAGTTCAAAAAAAGCTCAGACACAGTGGACACCATTTCCGGAAACGACGAAATACTTTGAACCATCGAAACAGGACTTTATGATCAACTACCGGGTTGAAAATCTGGAAGCACTTGTGGAGGAACTAAAAAAAGAAGGAGTGACTATTGTGGACAACATTGAAACATATGATTACGGCAAATTTGTGCATATACTGGATGGGGAAGGGAACAAGGTTGAACTATGGGAAGCTGTTGATTAGCGGAATAAAAAAATAAGTTCAGGTACATAGAAAGTTTTTTGCTCCCGTAAGGGTTGCGGCTTCAACTGTGTGTGATGCACACGTCTGCCATTTGACAGCTGAGAGGAAAGCACAGGCTACCCCCATCAGAAAATAGAACCCGGCTGGCCGGATTGTGTCAGTGCGGTATTCAGATCCATATGGAATCTGTCAAATTTCTCTTTATTGTTCAACTTATAAATGAATTTTAACAGCAGCAATAGCAGAACGATCCATAGAACCCCTCCGATAGTAAACCGGCCGCCCATAGAATACACAATAAACGCCATTACAAAAGAGCCGATCAGACCCAGAACAATGGCCAGGATGGTAATAAAAACCGGGGGCACAAAATCAGTGATCAACATAGTGTTCTTTTTAACCGGTCTTATTACGTGCTTGAAATTATCTGTTGGTACCACCAGGTTCCTGGGAGCTAGTCCAAACAGGGGCCTGTTAATTTTTGTGCCGGGTATAAAACAGATAAGCTGTTCTGCAATTCTTCAAGTGTTTTTCCGGTAGGGTTTGCTACTTTCATAATTCGTTATAGGAGTTGAATGTTTAAATAATAATTGTTTGCAGGCAAAGTTCCGGTTAGCCGCCCAGCGCCTGTAATACATCGTATTTGGTAATGATATGATAATTGCCTGCTTCATCCCTGCTCATTACCGCGCCGTTTTCTCTTGTTAAAAACGATTTTAACTTTTCAAGCGACGTGTTGAAGTTCACAATGGGAAATGCAGGCTCCAGCAGATTCCCAATAACTTCATGCTTCAGGTCG
This window encodes:
- a CDS encoding DUF922 domain-containing protein, yielding MRGIILAGLLLAAQISNAQAGNAAPAIEWSATRVLKITDFKVVRAGQYIPKQLGVNQAVTRTGFLYTLTHINSGKEKGRNFIKIQALMYPGNSYIKAPVLNAGVSAVAYLLNHEQKHFDISEIFAREASRFLQTHHFSRNYASEITNEMQRLSKEAAALQKLYDKETNNGRNEPKQREWNRAIAKRLSRLSAYSQKDFFLDIR
- a CDS encoding VOC family protein, producing the protein MKKTILITLLFATTFFLGFAFKAITTKTTNNNYKMKRVTGIGGIFFKSKDPKKITEWYQKHLGLNTNPYGAGFEWYEAPDSSKKAQTQWTPFPETTKYFEPSKQDFMINYRVENLEALVEELKKEGVTIVDNIETYDYGKFVHILDGEGNKVELWEAVD